CCTATTTGCACCCAAGCACGATTGAACTCTTCTAAACCCAGTGCCGAAATTCATCAGGACGTTACCAATCTTCTCCAAAACGCCCTCAGCATCTATGAAATTAAACTTGAGCTCATAGAACAGTTACAACCGACACACATCCTAACTCAAGACCAGTGCGATGTTTGTGCCGTTAGCTTATCACAAGTGGAAACAGCTCTCGCCTCACTCACCCACAGCCAACCCCACATTATTTCTTTACAGCCCACTGTTCTAGCTGATATTTGGGCAGACATCCAAATGGTTGCCCAAACGCTAGATGTGGAAACTCCCACTTCATTATCAGATTTACAATCTCGCGTCAAAATTTGCGAGCAAAAAACTCTTTCAAGTATTGATACAAAGCTTCCCACTGTTGCCTGCATCGAGTGGACAGATCCCCTAATGGCTGCCGGTAATTGGATTCCAGAACTGGTGAAGTTAGCAGGCGGTCAGCCTCTTGTTGGCGTACCGGGTCAGCCTGCCCCTCAATTACAGTGGGAATCTTTGATAACAGCTAATCCAGATGTAATTATTTTCATGCCTTGCGGCTTTGATTTACAGCGTACTCGGCAAGAAGCTTCTATGTTAGCCCAGCGTCCTGATTGGCAGAATTTGCAAGCCGTAAAAAGTGGCAAAGTCTACATCACTGATGGCAATTCCTACTTCAATCGTCCTGGGCCGAGATTGGCTGATTCTGTAGAAATTTTGGCAGAAATTCTGCATCCCGAAACAGTGCAATATGGCTACCAAGGCAAAGCCTGGGAACCTTTATAAACATAGATAATTGCTAATAGTTAATAGCTAATACTTATGGTAATTAGTGATTAGCTATTAGCCAAAGTGAAACTAAATCGTTTCATCTTCATCTACAAATAATACCAGAGAGAAAAGTGGCAATACTACCACAAGCAATAAAGGTATCAACGCGATCGACTTCCCGACTCTGTGGATAGCTACCTTGCCATTCTGAATAAACTGCTGCCACTCATTAAGAAATTTTTTGACAGCTGAATAGTTTAGATATTCTTTGCCGCTAATCGGTTGATGTAGCCTTAGCACGGCATCTCACCTCCTGCCATGCGTTACATAAAAATTGCTCCTTAGTTACTATGATTACTCTTTTAATAGGTAAAACCTATGAATGATACTAAACTCAACAAAAGTATAACAAAAAATACAAATATTTCATGATTTTTACAGGTTTCTAACTAGGCAGACATAATTAAATTTAGGGTGGGCAATGTCCACCCTACAAATCATCTTTGGTTTATTTTGCGCCCACTCAGTTCGCAGATTTTTAAAGATGATGCGATCGAGCGAACAATTTCCAGCGTTTTATATGTGTTTGTTTTTCAGCTTAATCGAAAAGGTTTCAGCCAACCGCGATCGATCGCTACATCAAGAGTATATCGGGCGATCGCAAACAGTACAATACTCTCGACGGCCAAAACGCCGCAGGACCAAAACGCATTGTCAAAATTCAACCCTACGTCTGCTTGGGCTAATCCCCGCACCAGTCCAAACGCTAGCACTGCCCCTTCGCTAAGATGGGAATTGCGATCTTCGCGGATGATGTAGCGGTAGGTGATGCCGAAAAGGAAACCGCTGATAATAGCGATCGCCCCACTTAGCAACAGATTTGCTGCCGTCGAGATTTGCAAAGAAGCCAGTACCTCAAACTGCTTTGCCAAAACTAACTGATTTCCCAAGGTTGCGATTCCGTAAGCCAAAAAAAGCGACAAAGCAGCAAAGCTTCCCGCCTTGACAGATTCAATCCGTTCTGCTTGTAAGCCGTCCAATGTAAAACCTCATCACTTCCAAGTATGATAAGACTTGGTGTCATTTTGTCACATTCGATTTAACACAAGGCTATGGATATTCTCTCTCTAGGTTGGGTTGCCCTATTGGTTCTGTTTACCTACTCTATCTCGATGGTAGTTTGGGGCCGTAACGGCTTCTAGAAAAGTGGAAACAACAGCTCTTAACGTTCTGGCTTTAGTTGCCTTTGTGCTGCTAGTGGCAGTCTCAGGGGGAGTTTTGTACCTGACGGTGATGGAGTGGCGCGATCGCCGCCGTCAAGACAGCGATAAGCGCTCTACTCGTCGTCGCTAAGTCCTGTTTAGGGGTTAGGGTATAGGGGATAGGGGTTAGGGGAAAGAGGAAAGAGGAGCAATTTTGACTTTTGACTTTTGACTTTTGACTTCCCCATTCCCTAGCCTCTATCCCCAAGTCCCTTTTCCAAAGGCATTTGGGCGAAATGCTCTAATAGCAATCGGTGGATAAAAATATATCCACCGCCAACCTTTTGCAAAAAAATGCGCTCGGTTGCCCAGTCTAAAAAACGAGCGTAATTCCAAGGAATATATCCATTGCAGTAGAGGATGAACCGCAACATAAAATGCTTAACGCAGGCTTCTCCTCCTCCTGCTATGATGCCAAAACACAATCCGAAACTTCCCCAAAAAAAGAACGACCAATGTAATAGATTAGCCGCAATTCCCAAGACTAAAAATCCCAGCAACCCGAAGACGATCGCATTTTTTAGAGATTGTCTGATGCCTTGATTGGGTATTGTTATTCTCTCATCGATCGAGGGAGAAGTCAAGGCGCGAACCAATCCGTAAATCAGCCCCATATTCATGCCGAATACCATACCGCGAACTAATGAATGAAGTTGGCCATTGTTTAAATGCAGCGCCACAACTTGCCAGCGTTCTGGATTGAATATAAGCTCATAGGGTATTTTGAGTATAAATCCGGAGACTAAACCCAAAATTATGCCGCGAACAATAGTTTTTATCGCGTTTTTCCATGACCATTTCAAATTTTCCACTGGCGTGATGCGATCGATACCAAAAATTAACACAAAAATTACCGAAACTAAAATCAGCCAGAAGATTACTCGCTTAATTGGCAATAGCAACTGACCGATTGTCAGCCCTAAAATCACAAAAAGTATCAATAATCCGCCTAAATAAATTTGCTTTTGCAATTTGGTTTTTAACCATTTTGTTTGCATTCGCTCTATTAAAAATACTGTTTGCGATTCCTCTGACATTCTTTGCGCTAACCAAGTTAACCACTGCATCGCTTGGGCTTGGGAATATTGACGATCGTTGTGGCGACGAGCGAACATTCTGATGATATAATTATCGAACAAATGTTGGCGGCGTTCTTCCAAATTCATGCTGGGTAATTCGGTGATTGACATTCCCCGATAAGCGAGGGTGATAATGTTCAACATTAAAGGCGATCGCGCTAATTCTTGCAACTTCGTATCCGCTGCAAGTGCCGTATTTACTGCTGTTAAATCTTCACCCGCAGCAGCTAAATATTGATGGATTTGTGCCAGAGTCAGGGGTTGAATGAAAATGGCACCCTGACAGCGCAGGCGATAGGAAAGTGCTTCGTAATCTTGGATGCGAGAGCAAACTACGATTTCTGTTTGTCCGTGTGATTGCATAAATTCATTAATTGCTTGGACGCACAAATCGCGGCGATCGCTACTTACTTCATCCAAACCATCCAACATTAGCATTAACTGCCGATCTTTCACCCAAGCTTTACCGATTGGTTGGGAAACTTGATATTTTATATTCATTTCCCGCACTAACCAATTGGCGAAGGAAGCTACACAGTTTCCCTTTGTTAAACCTTGCTTTTCTTGCGACCAAGATGATAAATTAAATAAGACGGGAATGGGATGATCGAGATCTTGTTCGGCACGATTAATTAAATCGCGAGCGAGTTCCAAAAGTGTGGTTGTTTTGCCGCTACCCGGTTCGCCTAAAATGAGGAGCGATCGACCTTCTCCCAATTGGTCAAATTGCTGGATAACTTTGCTTTTTGGTGGTAAAATTTGCCTGGTTTGTGACGGCGTTTCCCATAGCATACCCCAAGGGCGATCGACTGCATCAAGGCGTTTTTCCAAACCCAATTCAATCAGCGCTTTACCGTGCAGCGAACTTTCCAGAACGCCTTTTATCCAGTAATTTTTGACTTTGTTGAGTAAAATCTGACGATTGCGATGTTCTTGTCGGCTATAGGTTACTTTGGGTGTGGATGTCTTGGGAACTGTACCGGGAAGTGTAACTGTTTCTGCCTCGGATTGACTGTATACTTTTGCCTGCAATGGTGGTAGAATAGGTGCAGGCTGAGTAGTTTGTGATTGGGGTAGCAGGCGATCGACAGGATGCAAAGCCAAGAGCATTTCTCTCGCAGTGGGATAGCGCTCTTGAGGATGCGATCGCACCGCTCGCTCTAACACTTCTGCTAAACTGGAACTAATCTGTCGATCGCTGTCATTAAAAATAGTTTCACCTGTTTTAAGATTTGTCTTTAAATCTTGGGGACGCTTACCAATCAACAAATAAATAGCAGTCATCCCCAAACTGTAGATATCGCTACCGTAGACAGGTTTACCCGCTGCTTGCTCAGGTGGCATATAACCGATTGTACCGACTGCAATAGAGCTAGTAACTTCCCCTAAAGAATCCAACCCAGCACACATCGTTTCTTTCGCAATCCCGAAATCAATTAAAACTGGTTTGCCATCCTTTTGTCGCAGAATGATATTGGCAGGTTTGAGATCGCGATGGATGATACCTCTGTTGTGAATATAATCGATAACTGGTAAAATATTTAATAGGATTTCCTTCACGACACTTTCGCTCAGCACTCCTTCCTCTTTGATCTTTTGATTGAGGGGAACTCCTTCAATCCACTCCTGAACTAAATAAAATTCTCCTGCTTCCGCAAAGTAAGCGTACAACTTAGGAATTTGCTCGTGTCCCTCCCCCAGTTGCTCCAAAATAGCCGCTTCCCGCTGAAATCGCTCCTTCA
The Aerosakkonema funiforme FACHB-1375 DNA segment above includes these coding regions:
- a CDS encoding cobalamin-binding protein; protein product: MTAAKNLRIVSLIPSATEIVALLGLTDYLVGRSHECDYPPEIKDRPICTQARLNSSKPSAEIHQDVTNLLQNALSIYEIKLELIEQLQPTHILTQDQCDVCAVSLSQVETALASLTHSQPHIISLQPTVLADIWADIQMVAQTLDVETPTSLSDLQSRVKICEQKTLSSIDTKLPTVACIEWTDPLMAAGNWIPELVKLAGGQPLVGVPGQPAPQLQWESLITANPDVIIFMPCGFDLQRTRQEASMLAQRPDWQNLQAVKSGKVYITDGNSYFNRPGPRLADSVEILAEILHPETVQYGYQGKAWEPL
- the petN gene encoding cytochrome b6-f complex subunit PetN encodes the protein MDILSLGWVALLVLFTYSISMVVWGRNGF
- a CDS encoding protein kinase domain-containing protein, whose product is MTSALLNNRYRIIRALGKGGFGETFLAEDSHMPSRRLCVIKQLKPVANNPQVYELVKERFQREAAILEQLGEGHEQIPKLYAYFAEAGEFYLVQEWIEGVPLNQKIKEEGVLSESVVKEILLNILPVIDYIHNRGIIHRDLKPANIILRQKDGKPVLIDFGIAKETMCAGLDSLGEVTSSIAVGTIGYMPPEQAAGKPVYGSDIYSLGMTAIYLLIGKRPQDLKTNLKTGETIFNDSDRQISSSLAEVLERAVRSHPQERYPTAREMLLALHPVDRLLPQSQTTQPAPILPPLQAKVYSQSEAETVTLPGTVPKTSTPKVTYSRQEHRNRQILLNKVKNYWIKGVLESSLHGKALIELGLEKRLDAVDRPWGMLWETPSQTRQILPPKSKVIQQFDQLGEGRSLLILGEPGSGKTTTLLELARDLINRAEQDLDHPIPVLFNLSSWSQEKQGLTKGNCVASFANWLVREMNIKYQVSQPIGKAWVKDRQLMLMLDGLDEVSSDRRDLCVQAINEFMQSHGQTEIVVCSRIQDYEALSYRLRCQGAIFIQPLTLAQIHQYLAAAGEDLTAVNTALAADTKLQELARSPLMLNIITLAYRGMSITELPSMNLEERRQHLFDNYIIRMFARRHNDRQYSQAQAMQWLTWLAQRMSEESQTVFLIERMQTKWLKTKLQKQIYLGGLLILFVILGLTIGQLLLPIKRVIFWLILVSVIFVLIFGIDRITPVENLKWSWKNAIKTIVRGIILGLVSGFILKIPYELIFNPERWQVVALHLNNGQLHSLVRGMVFGMNMGLIYGLVRALTSPSIDERITIPNQGIRQSLKNAIVFGLLGFLVLGIAANLLHWSFFFWGSFGLCFGIIAGGGEACVKHFMLRFILYCNGYIPWNYARFLDWATERIFLQKVGGGYIFIHRLLLEHFAQMPLEKGLGDRG